One Cricetulus griseus strain 17A/GY chromosome 5, alternate assembly CriGri-PICRH-1.0, whole genome shotgun sequence genomic window carries:
- the LOC100773708 gene encoding zinc finger protein 271-like, which yields MDQVSKNIAFQHVNTHKKSYRYTDLGKVGYEFSQCTPYNSCNTLRIHQRIHTEEKPYKYGEYEKSIACSSNLRTHQKIQKGQKHYKCTVCEKSFKHLSQLRKHQRIHTGEKPYKCSECEKSFTNKLTLTNHQRSHTGGKPYKCRECEKSFTNRSILTSHQRTHTGEKPYKCRECEKSFTNRSTLRNHQRIHTGEKPYKCSECEKSFTNRSTLINHQRIHTGEKPYKCRECEKSFTNRLTLRNHQRIHTGEKPYKCRECEKFFVCGSTLIRHKRIHTGEKPYKCRECEKSFRYASHLKRHHRFHTGEKPYKCSECEKSFARSSSFWSHQRIHTGEKPYKCKECEKFFKTQSNLKNHERTHRGEKPYKCWECEKSYSHASGLRIHQRFHTGEKPYKCSECEKSFTCASTLRKHQRIHTGEKSCSECQ from the coding sequence ATGGATCAAGTCTCAAAGAATATTGCCTTTCAGCATGTGAATACCCATAAGAAGTCCTATAGATATACTGATCTTGGCAAAGTGGGTTATGAATTCTCCCAATGTACACCTTATAACTCCTGCAATACTTTAAGAATCCATCAGAGAATTCACACAgaagagaaaccttacaaatatGGTGAATATGAAAAATCCATTGCATGTAGTTCAAAtcttagaacacatcagaaaattcagaaAGGACAGAAACATTACAAATGTACTGTATGTGAGAAATCCTTTAAACATCTCTCACAActtagaaaacatcagagaattcatacaggagagaaaccttacaaatgtagtgaatgtgagAAGTCATTTACAAATAAGTTAACTCTTACAAATCATCAGAGAAGTCATACAGGAgggaaaccttacaaatgtagagAATGTGAGAAGTCATTTACAAATAGGTCAATTCTTACAAGTCATCAGAGAactcatacaggagagaaaccttacaaatgtagggAATGTGAGAAGTCATTTACAAATAGGTCAACTCTTAGAAatcatcagagaattcatacaggagagaaaccttacaaatgtagtgaatgtgagAAGTCATTTACAAATAGGTCAACTCTTATAAatcatcagagaattcatacaggagagaaaccttacaaatgtagggAATGTGAGAAGTCATTTACAAATAGGTTAACTCTTAGAAatcatcagagaattcatacaggagagaaaccttacaaatgtagggAATGTGAGAAATTCTTTGTATGTGGCTCAACTCTTATAAGACATAagagaattcatacaggagagaaaccttacaaatgtagggAATGTGAGAAATCATTTAGATATGCTTCACATCTTAAAAGACATCACAGATTTCATACAGgagaaaaaccttacaaatgtagtgaatgtgaaAAATCTTTTGCACGTAGCTCAAGTTTTTGGTcacatcagagaattcatacaggagagaaaccttacaaatgtaaggaatgtgaGAAATTCTTTAAAACTCAATCAAATCTTAAAAATCACGAGAGAACTCATAGAGgagaaaaaccttacaaatgttggGAATGTGAGAAATCCTATTCACATGCTTCAGGGCTTAGAATACATCAGCGAtttcatacaggagagaaaccttacaaatgtagtgaatgtgagAAATCATTTACATGTGCCTCAACTcttagaaaacatcagagaattcatacaggagagaaatCTTGTAGTGAATGTCAATAA